One Actinospica robiniae DSM 44927 genomic region harbors:
- a CDS encoding transposase encodes MVLAHLIVRTLLSPGAAVTVAIDDTLFERRGKKVFGAAWQHDDAATGEKQVAGAPASWRSLTLRCQTDQLSRVAGRPRLAVDVSRSRTSC; translated from the coding sequence ATCGTGTTGGCCCACCTGATCGTTCGAACCCTGCTGTCGCCCGGGGCGGCGGTGACGGTGGCGATCGATGACACGCTGTTCGAGCGGCGCGGGAAGAAGGTGTTCGGAGCGGCCTGGCAGCACGACGACGCCGCGACCGGCGAGAAGCAGGTGGCCGGGGCACCTGCTTCGTGGCGGTCGCTTACCCTGCGCTGCCAGACTGATCAACTTTCTCGCGTCGCCGGCCGACCCCGCCTGGCAGTCGACGTCAGCCGCAGTCGAACCAGCTGCTAA
- a CDS encoding LysR family transcriptional regulator encodes MLDVTRLRILAAIARHGSITAAARALGYAQPSISHHVARLEAETGSKLVQRVGRGIRLTDAGRMLAERAEEILCRLDSAEAELAAYTGLRAGRVRLAAFPSALGTFVPRAMAAFTAAHPGVELALTAAEPPEAIRLLRTGETDIAVIFDYSDLPAEDHMRHTPLLAEPIYLLTPADVSGDRLSDHAGRRWISGCERCRAHLQRSCASAGFTPDISYTTDDYIAVQALVAAGLGVTTLPALALATGRHPAVKTVRLRGDERRISAAVYGEPSDPPATAALLSSLRRSAASALSSL; translated from the coding sequence ATGCTGGACGTTACGAGACTTCGCATACTTGCGGCGATAGCCAGGCACGGCTCGATCACAGCGGCGGCACGCGCACTGGGGTACGCACAGCCATCGATCAGCCATCACGTTGCCCGCCTCGAAGCAGAGACCGGTAGCAAGCTGGTCCAGCGCGTGGGACGCGGCATCCGGCTGACCGACGCAGGTCGCATGCTGGCCGAGCGCGCTGAGGAAATCCTCTGCCGCCTAGACTCGGCGGAGGCCGAACTGGCCGCGTATACCGGACTCCGCGCCGGACGCGTCCGACTGGCCGCATTCCCATCAGCACTGGGCACCTTCGTTCCAAGGGCCATGGCCGCCTTCACAGCCGCCCATCCCGGTGTAGAACTGGCCCTCACCGCGGCAGAGCCTCCCGAGGCCATCAGGCTGCTGCGCACGGGTGAGACAGATATTGCAGTGATCTTCGACTACAGTGACCTGCCTGCCGAAGACCACATGCGCCACACCCCGCTGCTGGCCGAACCCATCTACCTCCTCACCCCCGCCGACGTCTCCGGCGATCGGCTCTCCGACCATGCCGGGCGGCGATGGATCAGCGGCTGCGAACGCTGTCGCGCACATCTACAGCGCTCGTGCGCATCTGCCGGATTCACCCCCGACATCAGCTACACCACGGACGACTACATCGCAGTGCAGGCGCTGGTCGCGGCAGGGCTCGGCGTCACAACGCTTCCAGCTCTCGCTCTGGCGACCGGGCGCCACCCTGCGGTCAAGACAGTGCGTCTACGCGGTGACGAACGGCGGATCAGCGCCGCAGTCTACGGGGAGCCATCTGATCCACCCGCTACGGCTGCACTCCTGTCGTCTCTCCGACGTAGTGCGGCGTCAGCATTGTCGTCACTATAG
- a CDS encoding IS630 family transposase, giving the protein MGSSMSPGARERAFREKRRLRAAELFEQGVPNVLIADQLGVTDSAVDLWKARWEEGGAEALRSTGRPGYPSLLSDEQILVLTAELDRGALAHGHEQDRWMLKWVNDLIEELFGVRYGDDAAVWWFLRRIGYSRHRPGRRAMQRDEQAITRWREVTWPQILERARRTRAWIVFEDESGAMLTPPIRGTWARRGRRVWLRHSYAPQRKVSMAAFACYRTGRLPKLFYSLAPDASFTQDEFGPLLTDLHQALGARVIVVATHPSSTRSNNAGRG; this is encoded by the coding sequence ATGGGTTCTTCGATGTCGCCGGGTGCTCGGGAGCGGGCGTTCCGGGAGAAGCGGCGGCTGCGGGCTGCGGAGCTGTTCGAGCAGGGTGTGCCGAATGTGCTGATCGCCGATCAGCTGGGGGTGACCGACTCGGCGGTCGATCTGTGGAAGGCCAGGTGGGAGGAGGGCGGCGCCGAGGCGTTGCGTTCGACCGGTCGGCCCGGCTATCCGTCTTTGCTCTCTGATGAGCAGATCCTTGTCTTGACGGCCGAGTTGGACCGCGGTGCGCTCGCCCACGGGCACGAGCAGGACCGATGGATGCTCAAGTGGGTCAACGATCTGATCGAGGAGCTGTTCGGCGTGCGCTACGGCGATGACGCCGCGGTTTGGTGGTTTCTGCGCCGTATCGGCTACTCCCGTCACCGCCCGGGACGCCGGGCGATGCAGCGCGATGAGCAGGCGATCACCAGGTGGCGCGAGGTAACCTGGCCGCAGATCCTCGAGCGCGCCCGGCGCACCAGGGCGTGGATCGTGTTCGAGGACGAGTCCGGGGCGATGCTCACCCCGCCGATCCGCGGTACCTGGGCTCGGCGCGGGCGACGGGTGTGGCTGCGCCACTCCTACGCCCCGCAGCGCAAGGTCTCGATGGCCGCGTTCGCCTGCTACCGGACCGGCCGCCTGCCAAAGCTCTTCTATAGCCTCGCCCCGGACGCTTCGTTCACCCAGGACGAATTCGGCCCTTTGCTCACCGACCTGCACCAGGCGCTCGGCGCCCGCGTGATCGTGGTGGCTACTCACCCGAGCTCAACCCGGTCGAACAATGCTGGGCGTGGGTGA
- a CDS encoding DUF1963 domain-containing protein: protein MSALTPALQLYVRDVPGLPHPEGADLLQILWCPVDEEHAFMEQPAVRWRDAASVTERLVAAPAVHPQAWAELIAQPCTIDPEVVTDYPYEDAPSELLECFLEHDEPFVEEVAVGWSMRDLLIVLGCKVGGYPTWTQPPEWPTCPSCRLRMDHLLTLLGDEGGRNWIPLEEWSAAGYDGGVEETEAALTEAASANRHPLDMTFGDNGGFYVFSCATCPDMPLSSWFDCG from the coding sequence GTGTCCGCGCTGACTCCGGCGCTCCAGCTCTACGTGCGTGACGTGCCGGGTCTGCCCCACCCCGAGGGCGCCGACCTGCTTCAGATCCTTTGGTGCCCGGTGGATGAGGAGCACGCGTTCATGGAGCAGCCCGCTGTGCGGTGGCGTGACGCGGCGTCCGTCACAGAGCGGCTGGTGGCTGCGCCGGCGGTGCACCCGCAGGCGTGGGCCGAGCTCATTGCGCAGCCGTGCACGATCGATCCGGAAGTCGTCACCGACTACCCGTATGAGGACGCGCCCAGCGAGTTGCTCGAGTGTTTCCTTGAGCACGACGAGCCGTTCGTCGAGGAGGTCGCGGTCGGCTGGAGCATGCGGGATCTTCTGATCGTGCTCGGCTGCAAAGTGGGCGGTTACCCCACCTGGACGCAGCCGCCGGAGTGGCCGACGTGTCCGAGCTGTCGGCTACGGATGGACCACCTTTTGACGCTGCTCGGCGACGAGGGCGGCCGCAACTGGATCCCGTTGGAGGAGTGGTCCGCCGCCGGGTACGACGGTGGTGTCGAGGAGACTGAGGCGGCCCTCACCGAGGCGGCTTCGGCCAATCGGCATCCGCTGGACATGACGTTCGGCGACAACGGCGGTTTCTATGTCTTCTCCTGTGCGACCTGCCCCGATATGCCGCTTAGCAGCTGGTTCGACTGCGGCTGA
- a CDS encoding transposase gives MPAAQSINAGQLAANASWLTVEPLPGYAPELNPVEQCWAWAKNKPPAHYCATDLADLSDAAGHALDRLRKRPELLTPFL, from the coding sequence CTGCCAGCAGCCCAATCAATCAACGCCGGCCAGCTCGCCGCCAACGCCTCCTGGCTCACCGTCGAGCCGCTACCCGGGTACGCACCCGAACTCAACCCCGTCGAACAGTGCTGGGCCTGGGCCAAGAACAAGCCACCGGCCCACTACTGCGCCACCGACCTCGCCGACCTGAGCGACGCCGCCGGCCACGCACTCGACCGGCTCCGCAAACGACCCGAACTGCTCACACCCTTCCTATGA
- a CDS encoding DUF6228 family protein, whose translation MKSLDTTDAPAVVIRCIDSDTVVRLCDRWRLDADSIHYAVEASAPGLSARVDEAVSAVWERAPDLPAFLTGLAEDFRGWSGERSWHSLERDLTITAEFRSGGHVGLTWTLRPWPAKHGGWSTAVTTWQEAGEQMTALAADVDAFLHEAPGIDG comes from the coding sequence ATGAAAAGCCTGGACACCACCGACGCGCCCGCCGTGGTCATCCGCTGCATCGACAGCGACACCGTCGTGCGCCTGTGCGACCGGTGGCGCCTGGATGCAGACAGCATCCACTACGCCGTCGAAGCCAGTGCACCGGGCCTGTCCGCCCGAGTCGACGAGGCGGTATCCGCGGTCTGGGAACGAGCGCCGGACCTGCCCGCGTTCCTCACCGGACTGGCCGAGGATTTCCGCGGCTGGTCGGGCGAGCGGTCATGGCATTCTCTCGAACGCGATCTCACCATCACAGCGGAGTTCCGCTCCGGCGGGCACGTCGGCCTCACCTGGACGTTGCGGCCCTGGCCCGCGAAACACGGCGGCTGGAGCACCGCCGTCACCACCTGGCAGGAGGCAGGCGAACAGATGACCGCTCTGGCCGCTGACGTCGACGCCTTCCTCCACGAGGCACCAGGCATCGATGGCTGA
- a CDS encoding threonine ammonia-lyase, giving the protein METDPTYADIVAARDILARHLPETPMWSYPALNDAVGATIYVKHENTQPTGAFKVRGGLTLLATMPARQRARGLITYSTGNHAQALAYASAVFDTLCTVVMPAAANEYKVRAVRALGSEVVLHGADLAAAQTYAESLAAERELALISVGDNPSQVAGVGTLHLEIVSAQPDLDAVIVPVGSGTSASAACLVAAELAPRCRVIAVQSSASPAGHDSWHSGSLVQRANQTVVEGLATGRGFDLPQRIMRRCLSDFCLVSDAQIAEAQLLLATHAHTLAEGAGAAALAAVLAVPSTFSGQRVAVVCSGGNANGAELAALGRNGSLAKSQL; this is encoded by the coding sequence ATGGAAACTGATCCGACGTACGCTGACATCGTTGCCGCTCGGGATATCCTGGCTCGGCACCTCCCGGAAACGCCGATGTGGTCCTATCCCGCGCTGAATGACGCGGTAGGCGCGACGATCTATGTCAAACACGAGAATACGCAACCGACCGGTGCATTCAAGGTACGCGGCGGCCTGACGTTGCTCGCCACGATGCCCGCACGGCAACGCGCCCGCGGCCTGATCACCTACTCGACCGGGAACCATGCGCAGGCGTTGGCGTACGCGAGCGCCGTATTCGACACCTTGTGTACCGTGGTGATGCCGGCTGCCGCGAATGAATACAAGGTGCGTGCTGTGCGCGCGCTCGGCAGCGAGGTCGTCTTACATGGCGCCGACCTGGCTGCCGCTCAAACATATGCAGAGAGCCTGGCGGCCGAACGAGAACTTGCCCTGATCAGTGTCGGAGACAATCCGTCGCAAGTGGCCGGCGTGGGAACCCTCCACCTGGAGATCGTCTCCGCTCAGCCCGACCTGGACGCCGTCATCGTCCCAGTCGGAAGCGGCACAAGCGCGTCGGCTGCCTGCCTCGTGGCGGCTGAACTCGCCCCGCGATGCCGAGTGATCGCGGTCCAGTCGTCAGCCTCACCGGCGGGCCATGACTCGTGGCATTCTGGTTCCCTTGTCCAGCGGGCGAACCAGACGGTCGTGGAAGGTCTCGCGACGGGCAGGGGCTTCGATCTGCCACAACGCATCATGCGCCGGTGTCTTTCCGATTTCTGCCTGGTCTCGGATGCTCAGATCGCCGAGGCGCAGCTGCTTCTGGCAACCCATGCACACACCTTGGCCGAAGGTGCCGGCGCGGCCGCGCTTGCCGCGGTGTTGGCTGTGCCAAGCACGTTTTCGGGTCAGCGCGTTGCTGTTGTGTGCAGCGGTGGTAACGCCAACGGGGCTGAACTCGCAGCACTGGGGCGGAATGGATCACTCGCGAAATCGCAGCTCTGA
- a CDS encoding DUF2079 domain-containing protein, translating to MAIAACVVYATYAYLRWRSQSFWGWDLGIFDQIVRDYAHFRAPDVTTKRHISATDMGMFAWADHFSPILVLLAPLYWIDNSAYNLLFAQAVLLSAAVVPIWIYTRRRLGLPAAYLVGGAYLVYWPLQSAAAFEFHEVAFAPLILATLIERVDAGKWRHAAIAAGLLLLVKEDMGLIIVMVGIWIMIKGQRRIGAYFAAAGAAVIGTVIWVVMPAVGGSSKRDWYYGQLGATFGQVAHKLLTHPSLMVTELVDPHVKLHTAFWLLAPLLFLSLRSWICILAIPQILERFFSEVHYHWEQPYQYNAYLAAILVLAAVDGAAKFNLAWLRTAWAATAFGVGLALIPAYPLWQLTDSATWTTVAPRVAQLHLLEMLPQGTDVLMEFPLDATADEWVHPISEDYTDVAPEWMLTQNVTAFQQKLDDNLTANGHPPASYAPYAVYDGWTLAKLDR from the coding sequence ATGGCCATCGCCGCTTGCGTCGTCTACGCAACCTATGCCTACCTCAGGTGGCGCTCCCAGTCCTTCTGGGGTTGGGATCTCGGCATATTCGACCAGATCGTGCGCGACTACGCGCATTTCCGGGCGCCGGACGTCACGACCAAGCGGCATATCTCGGCGACCGACATGGGCATGTTCGCGTGGGCGGACCACTTCAGCCCCATCCTGGTGCTCCTCGCCCCGCTCTACTGGATCGACAACAGTGCCTACAACCTGCTGTTCGCCCAGGCCGTGCTGCTCTCCGCGGCGGTCGTACCGATCTGGATCTATACCCGGCGCAGGCTCGGTCTGCCCGCGGCCTACCTGGTCGGCGGGGCGTACCTGGTGTACTGGCCGCTGCAGTCGGCGGCCGCCTTCGAGTTCCACGAGGTGGCCTTCGCTCCGCTGATCCTCGCCACTCTCATCGAGCGCGTGGATGCGGGCAAGTGGCGCCATGCGGCGATAGCGGCGGGCCTGCTCCTCCTGGTCAAGGAGGACATGGGCCTGATCATCGTGATGGTCGGGATCTGGATCATGATCAAGGGCCAGCGCAGAATCGGCGCCTACTTCGCCGCGGCCGGCGCGGCCGTGATCGGCACCGTCATCTGGGTCGTGATGCCGGCCGTCGGCGGCAGCAGCAAACGCGACTGGTACTACGGCCAGCTCGGCGCCACCTTCGGCCAAGTCGCGCACAAGCTGCTGACGCATCCGAGCCTCATGGTGACCGAACTCGTCGACCCCCACGTCAAACTGCACACGGCGTTCTGGCTGCTGGCACCGCTGCTGTTCCTCAGCCTTCGCTCCTGGATCTGCATCCTGGCGATCCCGCAGATCCTCGAGCGCTTCTTCTCCGAAGTCCACTACCACTGGGAACAGCCCTACCAGTACAACGCCTACCTCGCCGCGATCCTCGTCCTTGCCGCGGTGGACGGGGCGGCCAAGTTCAACCTTGCCTGGCTGCGCACGGCCTGGGCCGCCACGGCATTCGGGGTCGGACTCGCGCTCATCCCGGCCTATCCGCTCTGGCAGTTGACCGACAGCGCCACGTGGACCACGGTCGCGCCGAGGGTCGCGCAACTGCACCTACTCGAGATGCTTCCGCAGGGCACTGACGTACTCATGGAGTTCCCACTCGACGCCACCGCCGACGAATGGGTGCACCCGATCAGCGAGGACTACACAGATGTCGCCCCCGAGTGGATGCTCACCCAGAACGTGACGGCCTTCCAGCAGAAGCTGGACGACAACCTCACCGCCAACGGCCACCCGCCCGCCTCCTACGCGCCCTACGCGGTCTACGACGGATGGACACTCGCCAAGCTCGATCGCTGA
- a CDS encoding LamG domain-containing protein, with product MRRGQLAALPQTCRGARGLAAAALATALLGVQLAAASSASADATPGAPVISATAQPPAGTAACPVQTGGSGSTVAMGTICSFTLSPNPADTTVPTEYEVSYPLNEGHPELITAADPGNGNSFDTATGVATITIVVNDSYGSLTVNAVGTDGQIGPTTQEYLRGQEPVGSGTPQTFGDDDGDGTPDLLAAPQESGDALANGFWFAKGGTGGTVSANAQNLSEAYNLGTSETGGPLSFVGAEVIPGDWCGGGETSTLVYYPPTVAPTENAGGGFVFCGDGDGDSNVVRNEGNYYSGEVSLFSGVLSDASGVNPAELVDAGNLTQLGTGIPDVIAVLDNELVLTPAAEPGSYSTDEEFGGDLCGFGDCAVLSDTLSPDGTLDWDSWKVLGYPLSDGDIDMYLWNPATGELVLWTNIIANDAANDGVWSNDTTLTYTQYVIASGTGTSTWNESANLELQTADFNSDGTPDLWAVDTATATAVPYTAKIKGSTAKLTKGARQSLVTPAHEWELNDLSSGSASQAFDTGSDTAYTLRNTNAGATWTTDPTLGAAAKFDGTTGYLETNAPTQPSTGAVIQPGSSFSVGAWVNPSGPGTVLAQEGTNDSSVFLSAADDGTWQFGINTAGTTAATYAQGDAGSWTAGTWSHVVLTYNASTGRLLLFVDGVRADTVNVNGGVTVVGAFVLGANQVGRALGNYFPGEIARVVTFDTTLTASQAKHLP from the coding sequence GTGCGTCGAGGACAGCTGGCGGCCCTGCCGCAGACGTGCCGTGGCGCACGCGGCCTGGCTGCCGCTGCGCTCGCCACCGCGCTGCTCGGCGTTCAGCTCGCCGCGGCGTCCAGCGCATCTGCCGACGCCACGCCCGGAGCGCCGGTCATCTCGGCCACCGCGCAGCCCCCGGCCGGAACCGCGGCTTGCCCGGTGCAGACCGGCGGCTCGGGGTCGACGGTCGCGATGGGCACCATCTGCTCCTTCACACTCAGCCCGAACCCGGCGGACACCACCGTGCCGACCGAGTATGAGGTGTCTTACCCGCTGAATGAAGGCCATCCAGAGCTCATCACCGCCGCTGACCCGGGCAACGGAAACAGCTTCGACACGGCCACGGGCGTCGCCACCATCACGATCGTGGTCAACGACTCCTACGGAAGCCTGACCGTCAACGCCGTCGGTACAGACGGCCAGATCGGCCCAACCACACAGGAGTACCTCCGGGGCCAGGAGCCCGTCGGCTCCGGTACTCCGCAGACCTTCGGCGACGATGACGGCGACGGCACGCCCGACCTGCTGGCCGCTCCGCAGGAATCCGGCGACGCACTGGCGAACGGCTTCTGGTTCGCAAAGGGCGGGACCGGCGGTACCGTCTCAGCCAACGCCCAGAACCTGTCGGAGGCCTACAACCTGGGAACCAGCGAGACCGGAGGCCCGCTCAGCTTCGTCGGCGCCGAGGTCATCCCAGGGGACTGGTGCGGCGGCGGTGAGACCTCCACGCTGGTGTACTACCCGCCGACGGTGGCTCCGACCGAGAACGCCGGCGGCGGCTTCGTCTTCTGTGGCGACGGCGACGGCGACAGCAACGTCGTGCGCAACGAAGGCAACTACTACTCGGGTGAGGTCAGCCTCTTCAGCGGCGTGCTCAGCGACGCCAGCGGCGTGAACCCGGCCGAGCTTGTCGATGCTGGAAATCTGACTCAGCTCGGCACCGGGATCCCGGACGTGATCGCCGTGCTCGACAATGAGCTGGTCCTGACTCCTGCTGCCGAGCCGGGCTCCTACTCGACCGACGAGGAGTTCGGCGGCGACCTCTGCGGCTTCGGCGACTGTGCCGTGCTCAGCGACACGCTCTCGCCGGACGGAACCCTCGACTGGGACTCCTGGAAGGTGCTCGGCTACCCGTTGTCCGACGGCGACATCGATATGTACCTGTGGAACCCGGCGACCGGCGAACTGGTGTTGTGGACCAACATCATCGCGAACGACGCGGCGAACGACGGCGTGTGGAGCAACGACACGACCCTGACCTACACCCAGTACGTGATCGCCTCCGGCACCGGCACCTCGACCTGGAACGAGAGTGCGAATCTGGAACTGCAGACCGCGGACTTCAACAGCGACGGCACTCCCGACCTCTGGGCGGTCGACACGGCGACAGCGACGGCCGTCCCGTACACGGCGAAGATCAAGGGTTCAACGGCCAAGCTGACGAAGGGTGCCCGGCAGAGCCTGGTCACCCCCGCGCACGAGTGGGAGCTGAACGACCTGTCCTCCGGCTCCGCGAGCCAGGCCTTCGACACCGGCAGCGACACCGCTTACACGCTCCGGAACACCAACGCCGGCGCGACCTGGACAACGGACCCGACACTCGGCGCCGCAGCCAAGTTCGACGGCACGACCGGATATCTGGAGACGAACGCCCCCACCCAGCCCTCGACCGGCGCAGTGATCCAGCCGGGCTCGTCGTTCAGCGTCGGCGCGTGGGTGAACCCGTCCGGGCCGGGCACCGTGCTCGCGCAGGAAGGGACGAACGACTCCTCCGTCTTCCTGTCCGCCGCCGACGACGGGACATGGCAGTTCGGTATCAACACCGCGGGCACTACCGCAGCGACCTACGCGCAAGGCGACGCCGGGTCATGGACCGCCGGGACATGGTCGCACGTGGTCCTCACCTATAACGCTTCGACCGGCCGCCTCCTCCTGTTCGTTGACGGCGTGCGCGCGGATACCGTAAACGTCAACGGTGGGGTAACGGTCGTCGGCGCCTTCGTCCTAGGTGCGAACCAGGTCGGCAGAGCACTCGGCAACTACTTCCCAGGTGAGATCGCACGCGTGGTCACCTTCGACACGACCCTGACCGCCAGTCAGGCCAAGCACCTCCCGTAA
- a CDS encoding ABC transporter ATP-binding protein: MTSAARALWREVMIRSWRVDRRMTAGVLLLIFGQLIAAAAIGLALRQVISSVTEHSRGMLLASVTVVGAGVAMRWIGLYATIMLRGDLADRVGFQQLDPEIQSAAAGLGGVAHLERPEYLDRLNLVVGKGQVLADACWGVNNTIAIVGQAVLSLALLAVVNPWLLLLGLFALPAVRRGSAGLVSGAAMAAAGDNRLERHLHAVTTRASSGREIRVTGAQEFLLAKADGAWQRATEVQLQARWKAAVRSAPGSLVFLIGLGAALLFTAHLVSTGQRSVADFVLVASLAGQLQGSVAQSARDYRQTQSGMALAEPLAWLREYCAGHLSTNTAQPPERLVNGITLTDVEFGYAEGSTVLGPISIHLQAGTMVALVGTHGCGKTTLVKLLHGFYPPTAGEIRVDGVSLADLDIDAWHARSTAAFQDFHRYQVKLRHAVGFGDLEACDDDARLFTAIEHANGDSLYRTLAHGLDTQLGSLFEGGRELSEGQWQKIALARACMRTDPLLAVLDEPTASLDPPSEHAVFQRHAALARELGASHGTVTIIVSHRFSTVRMADLILVMEDGRIVEQGNHSALMEMDGRYARLYRMQEQAYSLEAL, from the coding sequence GTGACGAGTGCGGCACGCGCCCTGTGGCGCGAGGTGATGATCCGCTCCTGGCGGGTGGATCGGCGGATGACGGCGGGTGTCCTGCTGCTGATATTCGGCCAGCTGATCGCGGCCGCGGCTATCGGTCTGGCGCTGCGGCAGGTGATCTCGAGCGTGACCGAGCACTCGCGGGGCATGCTGCTGGCGTCGGTCACGGTGGTGGGCGCGGGCGTGGCCATGCGCTGGATCGGCTTGTACGCCACCATAATGCTGCGCGGTGATCTGGCCGACCGGGTCGGGTTCCAACAGCTCGACCCGGAGATCCAGTCCGCCGCCGCAGGGCTCGGCGGCGTCGCCCACCTGGAGCGGCCGGAGTACCTGGACCGGCTCAACCTCGTGGTGGGCAAGGGCCAGGTGCTGGCCGACGCGTGCTGGGGTGTGAACAACACCATCGCCATCGTGGGCCAGGCGGTGCTCTCGCTCGCCCTGCTCGCCGTGGTCAACCCGTGGCTGCTGCTGCTCGGTTTGTTCGCGCTGCCCGCCGTGCGGCGTGGAAGCGCCGGCCTGGTCAGCGGCGCCGCCATGGCCGCCGCCGGTGACAACCGGCTCGAGCGCCACCTGCACGCGGTGACCACGCGTGCCTCCAGTGGCCGGGAGATCCGCGTCACCGGAGCCCAGGAGTTCCTGCTGGCGAAGGCGGACGGTGCCTGGCAGCGCGCCACCGAGGTCCAACTGCAGGCCCGTTGGAAAGCCGCCGTCCGCTCCGCGCCCGGATCCCTCGTCTTCCTCATCGGCTTGGGCGCCGCCCTGCTCTTCACCGCGCACCTCGTGTCCACCGGCCAACGAAGCGTCGCCGACTTCGTCCTGGTCGCCTCGCTCGCCGGGCAGCTGCAGGGGAGTGTCGCGCAGTCCGCGAGGGACTACCGTCAGACGCAGAGCGGCATGGCCCTGGCCGAACCGCTCGCCTGGCTGCGCGAGTACTGCGCCGGCCACCTGAGCACCAACACCGCGCAGCCGCCAGAGCGCCTGGTGAACGGCATCACCCTGACCGACGTCGAGTTCGGATACGCCGAGGGCTCGACGGTACTCGGTCCGATCAGCATCCACCTACAGGCCGGCACCATGGTCGCCCTCGTCGGAACGCACGGGTGCGGCAAGACCACCCTCGTCAAGCTCCTGCACGGGTTCTACCCGCCGACCGCCGGCGAGATCCGCGTCGACGGCGTGTCACTGGCGGACCTCGACATCGACGCCTGGCACGCGCGCAGCACCGCCGCGTTCCAAGACTTCCACCGCTACCAGGTCAAGCTGCGCCACGCCGTCGGCTTCGGTGACCTCGAGGCCTGTGACGACGACGCTCGCCTATTCACCGCCATCGAGCACGCCAACGGCGATTCCCTCTACCGCACGCTCGCACACGGGCTCGACACGCAGTTGGGGAGTCTGTTCGAGGGCGGGCGCGAGCTGTCCGAGGGCCAATGGCAAAAGATCGCGCTCGCCCGCGCCTGCATGCGCACCGATCCCCTGCTCGCGGTGCTCGATGAGCCCACCGCGTCGCTCGACCCGCCGAGTGAGCACGCCGTCTTCCAGCGCCACGCCGCCCTCGCCCGCGAACTCGGCGCGTCCCACGGCACCGTCACCATCATCGTCTCCCACCGCTTCTCCACCGTCCGCATGGCCGACCTCATCCTCGTGATGGAAGACGGGCGCATCGTTGAACAGGGCAATCACAGTGCGCTGATGGAGATGGACGGGCGCTACGCCCGGCTGTACCGCATGCAGGAGCAGGCCTACAGCCTGGAGGCGCTATGA